The window AGCACCCGCCCGAGCTCGCGCGTGTTGCTGTAGCCCGCGGGGTGCTGGACGGCCTCGGCCACCCGGTCGGCGCCGAAGTAGCGGGGGCCGACCGCCAGGACCATCGCGGTGATCATGAGGCATGCCACGGCCCCCGCGACCGGCAGGAACCGGGCGAAACCCTCGCGCAAGGGGGTCAGGTTGATGTCGAGCATCATGACCACGAACAGGAACAGCACCATCACCGCACCGACGTAGACCAGAACCAGCGTGATGGCCAGGAACTCCGCCTCCAGGAGCAGCCACACGCCGGCGCTCGCAAAGAAGGCGAGCACGAGGAAGAGCGCGGCGTGTACGGGGTTCTTGACGGTGATGACGAGCGTCCCCGAGGCGACCAGGATCCCGGCGAAGAAATAGAAGACGACCTGTTTCACGATGCGATTACCGACCGCTGACCGACGATGAAGGCGGCACTCTCTTGAGCGCCGTGTTGGATTCAGAGAAGACAGTGCCTCGCTCGGAGAAAAATGTAACCTGGAGAGGTCCCCGAAACTCACATGTTTTGGGTTAGGCTTGACGACCCTTCAGTCCCAGCTGCTTCCTGATAAGCTCGCACAGGCTGTCCTTGATCTCGGCATGCCGCGGTATTGGCGCTTGCCTGCCCTTGTTCGGGTTGGCGTAGATATCATGCTTCATCCCATGACGCTTCAAGTAGCAACCAGCGGCGACGAGCGCTCGAATAAGCTCTCCACGCTTCACGCGACATCCATTACGATCTCTTTGGACTTAACGCCTGGACGTGGGCTTGCACCTTCGTCCGCCATCACAAGCGCATAAGCATCCTTTATATTGTCTTCGAGCTCGGCAAGCGTTTCCCCCTGACTAAAGACACCAGGCACTTCTTTTAGCTTTCCCACGTACCAATCATCGTCGACCCAATACTCTAGCGTAAATTGTCGCTGCATATAGCCCCCTCATACATTCGACAACCCGAACACACCACGCCTTCTTCAAAAATGGTCGCTTTCGCAAAAGCTCATCGAGCATTCTGTATAACAACCCGTGTCGACCTACTCCCCACTGACCAAGCCCTTTCCTGCCCCGCAGCGCCTTTACCCCCACTCTGACCCTCCCCCGCTCCGCAGGGGAGGGGACCGGAATCTCGCATCCCCTGCTAAGGGGATCAAAATCAAGTAAAAAGTTTGATTTGACTCCCCTCATCCTAACTTCTCCTGAGGGAGAAGAGACTTGTAGATTATTGAGCTCGTCTTGTATAACACCTTTTCTGCAAGAATCCAAGAACCAGGCCCCTACAACCCGAGCTTTCGCTTGACGTCCTCCAGGCTGAAGGTCTCTTTCTCCCGAGAGCGCTCCGCTAAGAACGCTAGCAGCTCCGGGTTGTTCCGGACTTGTTCGATCTCCAGGCTCAAGTCATCGACCGTACCGCGGCGCACCTCTCCCCGGCTAAGCTCTTGTCGTGCTTCCTCGATACGCTTGGAAAGCATGTCTCTCGTGCGTTCGATGTCCAGGGCCTCTTGGAAGGTAACGGTCTGGTGAATCGACATGGGAAACAGCTCTAAATGCAAAAACCTACCTCACGATGGTCCGGTATAGAATATCGTAGGATGTGCCGACGTAAGGAGGCGCATCAGTTGCGGGACATCGCTCGACAGATGCGCTTCGTACCTCAGCGCATCCTACTCGGGCTCATTCACGGCCAACTCCGCGCCACCGGACCATGCATCACCGTAAAGCCCAAAGCGCTTCGCAATAGGCAACGCATCTGTAAAGAGTCCCTTGAGCGTGTGAACTGCACCAAAGCATCGAGCAGCATTCCCAAGAGTCACTTCACGCTCCATCTTTGATGGTGGCTTGCGGAAGAGCTGGGCGTTGTACGCAGCTTCGTGCATGACCTTCTCTTCAAGCACTCGTTCAGGCTTGGCGTGGGCGATTGCGTTTCGAAATCTCGTAAGGTAGCGAAGCGTGGACTATGGTTTTTTGGTCGAATCATACTCAATGCCCAGGCGCTCGGCTAGTAATCGAACTTTGGCAATTGGGCTCGCGCTTTCAAAGTCACTCCACTCGTCGACTGCGCGACTGCCAACAGCGTTCGCGAGGGCTTCAATAGCCAACGCCGAAAACGTGAGCGTCACAAGGCAATGATTGAAGCGGCCAAGTTCGGTGGACTTGGCCGTTTCAAGCTCAAGATTGGCGACATGGAGGAGCATGTGATGCGCAAAGAACTCCCTTTCCTGTCGCTGTTTTATGCGTCGAGTGGGGGCCATGAAGGCTAACTAACGATATAACGCATCCTGCGCCCGGTCCTCCGCGATCTCCTTCTCGAAGCGATCCCCCATGACGAGGAGCTGTTCTTTGTTCACCACGAGGTCGCCGCGCTGCTCGCCGTGGTATTCGAAGAAGCGCGTCTCGACGATGGCGTCGACCGGACAGGATTCCTCACAGAAACCGCAGTAGATGCATTTCGTGAGATCGATGTCGTAGCGGGTGGTGCGCCTCGTGCCGTCGTCGCGCTGCTCCGAGTCGATGGTGATGGCTACGGCCGGGCATACCGCCTCGCAGAGCTTGCAGGCGATGCAGC is drawn from Pseudomonadota bacterium and contains these coding sequences:
- a CDS encoding NADH-quinone oxidoreductase subunit J — encoded protein: MKQVVFYFFAGILVASGTLVITVKNPVHAALFLVLAFFASAGVWLLLEAEFLAITLVLVYVGAVMVLFLFVVMMLDINLTPLREGFARFLPVAGAVACLMITAMVLAVGPRYFGADRVAEAVQHPAGYSNTRELGRVLYTDYLYPFEIAAVILLVAIVAAIALTLRPKRQTKAQKPEDQVAVRRADRVRLVKMAPDERQ
- a CDS encoding type II toxin-antitoxin system HicA family toxin — encoded protein: MKRGELIRALVAAGCYLKRHGMKHDIYANPNKGRQAPIPRHAEIKDSLCELIRKQLGLKGRQA
- the nuoI gene encoding NADH-quinone oxidoreductase subunit NuoI, giving the protein MTSPARYFKSLLLTELFKGLSLTGRRLFNRKVTVQYPEEKTPQSPRFRGHHALRRYPNGEERCIACKLCEAVCPAVAITIDSEQRDDGTRRTTRYDIDLTKCIYCGFCEESCPVDAIVETRFFEYHGEQRGDLVVNKEQLLVMGDRFEKEIAEDRAQDALYR
- a CDS encoding type II toxin-antitoxin system HicB family antitoxin yields the protein MQRQFTLEYWVDDDWYVGKLKEVPGVFSQGETLAELEDNIKDAYALVMADEGASPRPGVKSKEIVMDVA